From Podospora bellae-mahoneyi strain CBS 112042 chromosome 5, whole genome shotgun sequence:
GAGTTGTTCTCGACTATCGGCAAGGTCGAGCAGGCCGAGATCCAGTACGAGCCTAGTGGCCGCTCGCGTGGCAGCGGTGTTGTTCGCTTCGACAATGCCGACACCGCCGAAACCGCCATCAATAAGTTTCAAGGATATCAGTACGGCGGCCGGCCTCTGGGTCTGAGCTACGTCAAGTACTTGAaccagggtggtggtgacgccATGGACACCGACCATGGTGGATTGACTCAGGACCAGATCATGTAAACCAAGCATGAACACTTGCTTGTGCTCGAATCGAACTCAGCCATTGGATCGTCAACAGCCACTGTCGACAAATACAGTCATCAACGTTATTGGATGAGTCAAAGCTGCCACAAGATATCACTTCCGCTCTTCGACTCGTTTACACGATCTCGTCGCTTATTCCCGTCGACATGGGCCCAGAGCATTCAATAGCACCTCGGTTTGACACAACATTGACGACAttcctcaccctcagcaGATTGTTTGTATTgcgttttgtttctttttctaatggggaggtggaggattcgGTAGTTTATGTCAGGAGGAATGAAAAGAGGTGGTTTACAGACTCGACTTTTTAGACTTCAACACTCGGGTCTCAGCAACGCAAAAAATTTTGGTGCGCAGTGTTTTTGCTCGAGTGGGACTGTCCGTTCTCTTGGCGCCGCGGAAAATGGAAATCGGACGGCTTTTAAACCCCTAGAATGTACAGCGAATAGCATCTGATTATCCCGTTGATGGCGGCGTTCGAAGGAAGGGCGCCGGGCAACGATAGGCTTGTTGGTAAGGGTGTGTGTGATGCGTAGGAGCGGGCTGGCCAGCCATGGTTCGCAGACTTGAAGAGCGTGTGGTGAGTTTGCATGTGGAAAAAGTGTAGGATCGACCGTCGTCAGAGCATGGTACTGGTGCTGTCATTGGCGCTGGCGTTTTTGGTATGCTTTGGGTCCTGGCTGATTgtgttggcgttggcgagatgatggatggcCCCCAGTTCATATGGCCTGCAATACCGCAACTCTGTTCGGCCCATCCACCGTTGTTATAAAAAGGTTGTGGATCACGATATCCTTATGAAAGGAAATGGGAGTTGAAGGCATTTTGTGTTTTGGAAATTCGATACCCCCCGGCTGCGTTGGTTTTATGAATTCTTCGGTAATTGGGAGATATATCCGTTTGACGTTGTGGGCTTCATTTTAGGGGCAAAGCAAGCCCGGCATACATGGTACCTCTGGGGACATTTTGCCGCCAATTTGAATATAAACTCATTTTTTGGAACCCGTTATTGTCCTCGTATGTATATTGGACGGGTGTTTCTGCAATTGGCTGCAGCTTGTCAACGCAGTATTTGTCACTTCGAGGACGGTTGTTAGAGGCAACCACGTTGGGCGGGAGAGCGGGGATACATCTGACAGTGTATTTTGCGACTTTCCAAACAAATAATTTAAATCGAAGTCCACCACGGGTGGTTGGATTCAGGAATGGAATGTTTACCCCATTGTGACTAACCCATCGGGCCCGTCCatatcctcttcatcaaaGAAGAGATGTGACCAGGTAATCTATATATCCCAGTTATCAAATTAAGCTGTGTAATAATCCCCAACACATGGATATCTTTATTTTTTCAGCTCtcggctggctggctggctcaGACAGATTTAGATACAGCACAATAGGGCTCACTTTTCTTCTACGCCTgagtcttcatcttcctcctcgccttctccttggccttgcgcTTGGTCCTGTCCCTCGGCTTGAGCCCGCTCATGCCCGCCTTGCAGACGTCGGCGTACCGGGCGTAGAAGGAGTCGAGGTCGTCGGGCTGGACGATGGTGGAGAGCTTGACTTTTTTGCCCTCGTTGCGGGCCTCTTTTGACTTGGAGTTGGAGGCGCGGATTAGGATTGgggcttgggggaggggggtggtggcgagggtTTCTTCATGTTCTTGTTCTGATAGGGTTTCTTTTGCTGATTCGTCGTAGGAGTctgagggggtttgttaggggggtgatgaggttgggaagggggggagggtaaCGAACAGCGTttttgggtgaggaggatggtgccCTTTTGGGATTGTTTTTGGGTTGTGAAGAGGGCTGTGAGGGCGGTGAAGAACTATGGAGTGTCAGTATATGAGAGGTGAGataaagggggggaggaagggggtttaCCTCGTCTTGGGATAGGTGTTTGCTcattttgggtggtgggttgggggggagtgCCCTGGTGAGAGATGGTTGTGTGTTTATGAGACCCGTTCCTCTCAACACGTTCGCGAGTCAAGTGTGCGATGAATGAAAATAGAGATGTTACTTGGGGTTGTAGTGTGAGTGTGGGTGTGTGATAGCCCCGCCAGTACGTTGTCGTTGCCCGTTGATGGAGACTGGCGGGATTGCCCAGGCTGATACTGTGGGGTCCCCAAAAGTTAGCGCAGTGAAGTCAAAAGTGGGTGCGGTTTGATTTAGTGGGCCCCACTTGACATCTTAGGACGGTGCGCTGCGGTTATCGATAAGAAAAAGTTCAGGACTTTGGGGGAGTTTCAGGAATCAACGGAAAACAGAGTGCAAAGCCGGTTAGCCCACCCACGATACTCTGAGACACCAATTTTGTTCGATAAAAGATGGCTCCTCGTGGACAGGGCACCATTAAGCGGCCAGCGCTGCCGCCGCATCTTCTCAAGGAACTGGGCGCATCAGATAACCATAAACGACGAGACAATCGCACGACAGTTACGTCGAGAAAGGAGCAGCGCAAGGCGGAGCGACAGGGCAAAAGGACTGGAAGATCAGATGTGATTCGGAATTGCCAAGCGCCCGTGCCTCAGCGAAAtcagccatcatcgtcaaaaTCTCAACCCCCGAAGAAGTCTCCCGCGGCGCCTGCGAAAGCCGAACCGAAATCCGCACTGAAGAAGAATAAAAGGCCTGAGCCAGActctgacgaggaggatgaagatgacttTGGGGGTttcgatgatgaagacgatgagcTGTCAGATGGCATCCTAAATGAGGACTCGGACGAGGACATGGGTGATGACGGGGAGgaccacgacgacgaagatTCGCAAGAGaacgatgaagatgaagatgaggaggaggacgaggaggacgaagataccccaccaccaacaaataAGAAGCTCTCCAAGACACTGAAGGATAAATtcgccgaggatgatgccgagATTGCAGCTTTGGAAAAGAAACTAGGGatgaagggcaagaagaagctaCCACAGTCATTCATCGATGACGGTCTGGGTGAACTTTTGGGAGAGTTGGATGGAAATCTGGAAGATGGGGGCTCAGACAAGCGGAAGCGCAAGGCCGAGGCAGATGAGTGGCTGGctcagaagaggaggaaggcggaggctgctgccgctgcatCGACGCAGAAAAAGCGAGCACAACCAGACTCTGACGAGAGCGAGGATGGGGATAGCGACGAGGACATGGATGATATGGATGAGGATATGGATGATTTCGGTTGTGAAGGAGATGGTTTGGacggtgaagaagacgaagaaggaagcgatgagggtgaggaggacggATTCAATGACTTTGGAtcagaggatgaggatatgGAAGAACCACCAGCAAAAAAGGTCCGCGAAAACCCCTATGTTGCTCCAACAACAGGGCAGACGGCAAAATATGTCCCTCCATCACTACGCAAAGCCACAGGTTCGGAATCAGAGCTGGAGGCCCGAGTTCGTCGGCAGACACAAGGCCTTGTCAACAGGATTACTGAAGCGAACCTTTTAACCATTCTCGGCGAAATTGAGAAGCTTTACAGAGACAACGCTCGACAGCACGTCACATCCGCCCTCGTTGATTTACTCCTTATTCAGGTGTGCGATCCCACAAGCTTGCCAGACACACTCCTTATTCTCTCGGCCGGCTTTGCCTCTGCAGCCTACAAGGTGTTTGGAACGGACTTTGGAGCGCAATTGATCCAGGAGGTGGTAGAGCGCTACGACAGATACTACGAGGAAGCTCAGGAGGCCGCACTTGGTGGGCCAGATGTACCGAAGCAAACATCAAACCTGACAACATTCGTCTCACAGCTGTACAACTTCCAGCTGATCGGCCCAGGCTTGATATTCGACTACATTCGTACCCTTCTGGATAACCTTTCTGAGCTGAATGCTGAACTACTGCTTCGAATTGTGCGGATGTGTGGTACTACCCTCCGCACGGACGACCCAATGGCTCTCAAAGACATTGTCACGTTGATTCCAGGAGCCGTGGCGAAGCATGGCGAAAAGAACCTGACCGTTAGGACCAAGTTCATGATTGAGACCATCACAGATCTCAAAAAtaacaagctcaaggctggAGCCGGTGCGTCAGCTATTGTTTCGGAGCATACcgccaagatgaagaagacacTGGGTCAGCTCAAGGCAAGGAAACTGAAGGCGACGGAACCATTGCGCATCGGGCTGCAAGATATCCGAGACGCTGACAAGACTGGAAaatggtggttggttggtgccAGCTGGGCAGGCAAATCCAAGGATAAGAAGGATGCCAAAGAAAAGCCAGCCACTGAAGAGCGAGAAGATGACGACAGTGACGATGAAAGCATCGTGCTAGATGACTTTGAAGAAGGTCCCGATCTTTTGGAACTGGCCAGAGAGCAAGGCATGAACACTGAGGTCCGGCGGTCCATCTTTGTCACCATCTTGTCAGCTCTCGACGTCCAAGACGCCTATATCAGGATTCTCAAACTCCGCCTCAACAAGGAACGCCAAAGGGAGATCGCGACTGTGATCACCAAATGCGTTGGCGCTGAGAAGCACTACAACCCTTACTACACTCTCATCGCCAGAAAGGTTTGTGAGAACATGCGTGAGGTGAAGTGGTCATTCCAGACTTGCCTCTGGAAGATGTTTGGCAGGATGGGTGAAACTGGCTTtgtggaagaggacgaggagctggaagaggaagagctcgaggAAGAGTTCAGCACCCAAAGGTTGATCAACACGGCCAAGATGGTGGGCTCATTGATTGCGAGTGGGCATATGAGCTTGATCGCCATTAGGCGGCTGAATCTCGCCTATCTGCAAAAAAGGACACGAAACTGGATGGAGATCATGCTCAacacgctgctgctggagtgCCAGACAGGTGAGAAGCCTGGGGAAGAGGTTATCACGAAGGTGTTTGCGGCTGTCAACACTGCCCCTGAATTTGCTATTCAGTTGCAGCACTTTTTGAAGAAGGTCACAAGAAAGACGGATCTGACTGCAAGCAAAAAGGAGACAAAGCTGGTGAGGGAAGGGTGCAAGATGGCAGAGGCGGCACTACAAGCCGTCGTAGCAGCCGAAGAGTTGTTGTAATTTTTGACCTGTTCATGAGGTGTTGAATACCAGGATAGAAAAATCAATAATGCCAAACCAGCGGCCATCGGCCTCGGAAACACATAGGTTACCAGTGGTTACCCAGGGTATTAGTGGCTATTCTCGGGGATATTGAGATGTTTATAAGCCAAGCGAGGATCTCATTGCAACTCTGCTATCAATTCGCTCGATAAAGCTCCGGGGCAAGATGTTGTCATCGAGCATCTCCGTGCCGCTTTCGAATGTCTATGATTAAGCATTCTACATTCAGTTGGGTGACGTTGAGCCAGGTCGCTCCATGTTGATTATGAAACGCTTCGCTCCACGGCCGTCGCTTCTCGACGACAGGATATCTAGACCCGAGCCACGATGCCGCGAAGAATGTTAGCGGTCATGTGGTTCTGCACGTCTAACGAGGGTGGCACTTGTTGCGGGATTTGGGCGGGCGGGAACTGGCGGCTTTGTGGAGGTTTTGACAACTGACAGGACGCTTCTGGGGTGGAAACCTGAAAATTAGCGTGCTCCCGGCTGGGCCAAGTCCCGCGAGAACCCTGGGGCCAATCCGATTTCCGGGCTGAGAGGGGGGCCCACGGGCCTCATGGAACCCTGGAGCCCTGGGGGGAGCAGGTGTGACCCGACGGTTGGACGGAGGTGGTGACGGGGCGGAATAAGCTGGGGACATTTTTTCATGAATGCCGCCGCCAATTCCCAACAACTCCCATCTGCGACGCCCTGTCTAATCCcgcttccaggttgtcgcGCTCGAACAAACAACCGCCTTCACACCCTCCACGATCCAGCGCATCCTTCCTTTTTCCGTCCTTCTCCTTTGATTTCCCAAGTTAGCACAATCCAAGATGCTGTCACAGAGATTACTACTCGGCCGGACCGCCGTCAGGACCGCCCTCAAGCCATCAGGGtaagccagccagccagccagccgccCATGACGACACCGGTACCCTTTCTGCGCTGTTGCTGATCTCTCGCATCTGTAGCTCCCCAATTGCCCTTGCGAGCAGATGGTCCAGGACTTATGCTTCCCAGTCTGGTCAGTATCGACACCCACAAACCCAGCAATCCCGGTATGGCCCCGAGTGGCGCTGACAAGTTGcgcagaggagaaggatcttgtcatcatcggtggtggtgttgctggctatgttgccgccatcaaggccGGCCAGGAGGGCATGAAGGTGCGTTGGCAGACGATACACACAGCTCGGCACTGGATCATGCGGGACAACGGCTAACATGTACTCCCTTTCCACTCACAGGTCGCATGCATCGAGAAGCGCGGAACACTCGGCGGAACCTGCCTCAACGTCGGATGCATCCCATCAAAATCGCTCCTTAACAACTCACATCTGTACCACCAGATCCTCCACGACACAAAACACCGTGGTATCGAGGTCGGTGATGTCAagctcaacctccaacagctcatgaaggccaaggagacaTCCGTCACTGGTCTCACCAAGGGTGTCGAGTTCCTGCTCAAGAAGAACGGTGTCGAGTATATCAAGGGTACCGGCAGCTTCCAGGATGAGCACACCGTCAAGGTCGAGCTCAACGACGGCGGCGAGACCAGCGTCACCGGCAAGaacatcctcatcgccaccgGTTCCGAGGTtacccccttccccggccTCACGATTGACGAGCAGACCGTCATCAGCAGCACTGGCGCCATTGCCCTCGAGAAGGTCCCCGAGAAGCTCGTCgtcattggtggtggtatcaTTGGTCTCGAGATGGCCTCCGTCTGGTCTCGCCTGGGCTCCAAGGTCACCGTTGTCGAGTACCTCGACCAGATCGGCGGTCCCGGCATGGACACCGAGGTTGCCAAGGGCATCCAGAAGATCCTGAAGAAGCAGGGCATCACCTTCAAGACCGGTACCAAGGTCCTTTCCGGGGAGAAGACTGGTGATGAGGTCAAGGTTCAGaccgaggctgccaagggtggcaaggaggagacggtATGTTTTGGTTGTGACTTTGAAGCTGACTAGGTCGGTATGCTGACTTTGATTATAGCTCGATGCTGACGTCGTCCTTGTTGCTATTGGTCGTCGCCCCTATACCGGcggtcttggccttgagaACATTGGCCTCGAGCTCGATGAGCGCGGCCGTGTCATTATCGACGCCGAGTACCGCACCAAGATCCCCCACATTCGCTGCGTCGGTGACGCCACCTTCGGCCCCATGCTTGCGcacaaggctgaggaggaggctgttgctgttgtcgaaTACATCAAGAAGGGCTACGGCCACGTCAACTACGGCTGCATTCCCTCCGTCATGTATACCTTCCCCGAGGTTGCGTGGGTTGGTCAGTCTGAGCAGGACCTCAAGAAGGCCGACATCCCTTACCGCGTCGGCACTTTCCCCTTCAGCGCCAACTCCCGTGCCAAGACCAACCTCGACACTGAGGGGTTCGTCAAGATTCTCGCCGACCCTGAGACCGACCGCCTTCTCGGCATCCACATTATCGGCCCCAACGCTGGTGAGATGATTGCTGAGGGCACTCTTGCGCTCGAGTATGGTGCTTCCAGCGAGGATATTGCGCGCACTTGCCATGCCCACCCTACTCTTTCTGAGGCCTTCAAAGAGGCTGCCATGGCCACCCACGCCAAGGCCATTCATTTCTAAGTAAGACAAAGCTTAGGGTGCTGGAACGGAGGAGGTTTTCTTGTGTATCTGTACTGTAGTAGTGTTTTCCTCATTTCAGGCATTGGTGAATGGACTCAGCCGGGATGGTAAAGGCATTTGAAAGCAGTATTTATAATTTACCCCTGGCCgctgttgttttgtt
This genomic window contains:
- a CDS encoding hypothetical protein (EggNog:ENOG503P4CN; COG:S) produces the protein MSKHLSQDEFFTALTALFTTQKQSQKGTILLTQKRYSYDESAKETLSEQEHEETLATTPLPQAPILIRASNSKSKEARNEGKKVKLSTIVQPDDLDSFYARYADVCKAGMSGLKPRDRTKRKAKEKARRKMKTQA
- the SGD1 gene encoding suppressor of glycerol defect (COG:T; BUSCO:EOG09261I1G; EggNog:ENOG503NXJN) — encoded protein: MAPRGQGTIKRPALPPHLLKELGASDNHKRRDNRTTVTSRKEQRKAERQGKRTGRSDVIRNCQAPVPQRNQPSSSKSQPPKKSPAAPAKAEPKSALKKNKRPEPDSDEEDEDDFGGFDDEDDELSDGILNEDSDEDMGDDGEDHDDEDSQENDEDEDEEEDEEDEDTPPPTNKKLSKTLKDKFAEDDAEIAALEKKLGMKGKKKLPQSFIDDGLGELLGELDGNLEDGGSDKRKRKAEADEWLAQKRRKAEAAAAASTQKKRAQPDSDESEDGDSDEDMDDMDEDMDDFGCEGDGLDGEEDEEGSDEGEEDGFNDFGSEDEDMEEPPAKKVRENPYVAPTTGQTAKYVPPSLRKATGSESELEARVRRQTQGLVNRITEANLLTILGEIEKLYRDNARQHVTSALVDLLLIQVCDPTSLPDTLLILSAGFASAAYKVFGTDFGAQLIQEVVERYDRYYEEAQEAALGGPDVPKQTSNLTTFVSQLYNFQLIGPGLIFDYIRTLLDNLSELNAELLLRIVRMCGTTLRTDDPMALKDIVTLIPGAVAKHGEKNLTVRTKFMIETITDLKNNKLKAGAGASAIVSEHTAKMKKTLGQLKARKLKATEPLRIGLQDIRDADKTGKWWLVGASWAGKSKDKKDAKEKPATEEREDDDSDDESIVLDDFEEGPDLLELAREQGMNTEVRRSIFVTILSALDVQDAYIRILKLRLNKERQREIATVITKCVGAEKHYNPYYTLIARKVCENMREVKWSFQTCLWKMFGRMGETGFVEEDEELEEEELEEEFSTQRLINTAKMVGSLIASGHMSLIAIRRLNLAYLQKRTRNWMEIMLNTLLLECQTGEKPGEEVITKVFAAVNTAPEFAIQLQHFLKKVTRKTDLTASKKETKLVREGCKMAEAALQAVVAAEELL
- the LPD1 gene encoding dihydrolipoamide dehydrogenase precursor (EggNog:ENOG503NXXS; COG:C), translating into MLSQRLLLGRTAVRTALKPSGSPIALASRWSRTYASQSEEKDLVIIGGGVAGYVAAIKAGQEGMKVACIEKRGTLGGTCLNVGCIPSKSLLNNSHLYHQILHDTKHRGIEVGDVKLNLQQLMKAKETSVTGLTKGVEFLLKKNGVEYIKGTGSFQDEHTVKVELNDGGETSVTGKNILIATGSEVTPFPGLTIDEQTVISSTGAIALEKVPEKLVVIGGGIIGLEMASVWSRLGSKVTVVEYLDQIGGPGMDTEVAKGIQKILKKQGITFKTGTKVLSGEKTGDEVKVQTEAAKGGKEETLDADVVLVAIGRRPYTGGLGLENIGLELDERGRVIIDAEYRTKIPHIRCVGDATFGPMLAHKAEEEAVAVVEYIKKGYGHVNYGCIPSVMYTFPEVAWVGQSEQDLKKADIPYRVGTFPFSANSRAKTNLDTEGFVKILADPETDRLLGIHIIGPNAGEMIAEGTLALEYGASSEDIARTCHAHPTLSEAFKEAAMATHAKAIHF